CGTGCCCCGAGGACGCGATCCGCATGTCGAAGGAGACTCCGGACCTCCCCGGTTTCGACCGCGACAACATGTGGGGCAAGACCGACCTGATGATGAACTGGTGTCCGACCAACGACACCAAGAAGCAATACGTGGCACCGACTGCACACGATCTGGAGGGGCACTAATGGAAACCGCCTTCATCCTCTTCTTCAGCGTCCTGGCCACCGTCTTCGCCGCGCTGGTAGTGATCGCGAGGCAGCCGATGCGCTCGGCCCTCTCCCTGATCGCCCACATGGTGAGCCTGGCGGCCATCTACGCGACCCTGAACGTACACGTGGTGGCGATCTTCCAGATCCTCATCTACGTATCTGCGGTCATGGTCTTCATGGTCTACACCATCATGCTCCTGGACGACCGCGACACGAGCTACAAGCAGCGCTTCTCCGCATGGCTCCTGCCCGGCGTGGTGCTGGCGGCGCTGATCCCGCTCTCCTTGTGGCTCCTCCCCGGTCAGACCGGTGCACTGGTGGCGGCAGGGGGCCCGGAGCGCTTCTCCTTCGGCGCCTTCGCTCTCGACTTCATGAAGACCTACTGGTTCCACTTCGAACTTGCCACGGTGCTTTTGCTGATCGGCGTAATCGCCGCCTGGACGGCGGTCAAGGAGGGACTCGATGGATAAGTACCAGTTCCTCGTCACCCTGGCGGGGGTGCTCTTCACCCTCGGTCTCATGGGGGTGGCGATCCGCCGCAATCTCCTGGTGGTCATGATGTGCCTGGAGATCATGCTGAACGCAGTGGTCTTGAGCTTCGTCACCTCGGCAGCCCGCAGCAACACCCTGGCTGGGGTCTCCATGACCTTCTTCATCTACGTGGCAGCTTCCTGTGAAATCGCCCTGGCCATGGCCATCGTGGTGCTCCTCGTGAAGCGCCACAACACGCTGGACCTGGACGCGCACCAGGATCTGAAAGGGTAGGCTCTCTATGAATTCATTGGCGCTCATACTGATACTGCCGTTTCTGGGGTTCCTGATCAACGGCCTCTTCGGCTCGCGTCTCCCCAAGGCCCTGGTCTCCTTCATCGCCTGTGCCCTGCCGGCCGGCGCCTTCGCGGTCACCGTCGCCAACTACCCGGCGCTCTGTGCGACGAAGGTCCCGATCGTGGCGGACCTCTTCACCTGGGCCGCTTTCCCGGGCTTCAAGCTGGAGGCTGCTCTCTACTTCGACCAGATCTCCGCCATGATGTGCCTGGTGGTGACCGGGGTGGGAACGCTCATCCACATCTACTCCGTGGGGTACATGTCCCACGACGAGAGCTTCTCCCGCTACTTCGCGTACCTGAACCTCTTCCTCTTCTTCATGCTAATGCTGGTGCTCGGGAAGAACATGGTGATGCTCTTCACCGGCTGGGAAGGTGTGGGTCTTGCCTCCTACCTCCTCATCGGCTTCTGGTTCAAGGACTCGGAGAAGACGGCGGCAGGGATGAAGGCGTTCATCGTGAACCGCGTCGGCGACACCGCCTTCGTGCTCGCGGCCTTCACCATCTTCTACTTCGCGAAGACCCTGGACTTCCAGGAGATCAACGCCTTCTTCGCCACCGGGCAGGTCTCGGTGGGGATGCTGAACCTGATCGGGATCCTCCTCCTCGTCGGCGCCTGCGGCAAGTCCGCCCAGATCCCGCTGCACGTGTGGCTCCCTGACGCGATGGCAGGCCCGACCCCGGTTTCGGCACTTATCCACGCCGCCACCATGGTCACCGCCGGCGTCTACCTGATCTCGCGACTCTCCGGCGTCTTCATGCACGCACCGGGCGCCATGACCGTCGTCGCCTACGGCGGCGCGATCACCGCCTTCATCGGCGCGACGATGGGTCTTACCCAGTACAACATCAAGAAGGTACTCGCCTACTCCACCATGAGCCAGATCGGCCTCATGTTCCTCGCCTGCGGCGTGGGGGCGTTCAACGCGGGTCTCTTCCATCTCTTTACCCACGCCTTCTTCAAGGCCTGCCTCTTCCTCGGCGCCGGCGCCGTCATCCACGGCCTGCACGGCGAGGAGGACATGAGGTACATGGGTGGCCTCGGCAAGAAGCTGCCGCTGACCTTTGCGACCTTCGGCATCGCCACCCTGGCGCTCTCCGGCGTACCCCCCTTCGCGGGGTTCTTCTCCAAGGACGAGATCCTCTGGAGCGCCTACGCAGGCATCGGCGGCGGCCCGGTCCTCTGGGCACTCGGCTCCGCGGCCTCTTTCCTCACCGCCTTCTATATGTTCCGCCTGGTCATCATGACCTTCCTCGGCGAGAGCAGGGTGAAGCCGGAGAAGGCAAAGGGGATCCACGAGGGGCCGGTCACCATGAGCGGCGTGCTCGTCATCCTGGCACTCTTCTCCGTCGGCATCGGCTTCATCGGGATGCCCGGCGCGCTGCGCGAGATGCTGCACACCTCGGCACCGTTCTACGACTTCCTGGCTCCGGCGCTGCCGCACCACGAGGCGGAAGCTGCCAACCACGCGCTGGAGACGACCTTCATGCTCATCTCCATCGTGGTCGCCTTCGCCGGCATCGCACTCTCCTTCCTCTTCTTCTCCGTGAAGAAGGAACTGGCCGAGAAATCGAAAGCCGCGTTCGGTCCGGTGTACGACATGGTCAGCCAGGGGTACTTCTTCGACGCATTCTACAACGGCGTGATCGTCGCCTTCATGGACTGGGTCTCCGAGAATGTCCTGGCACGCGGGGTTGAACCGACCCTCGACGCCAACGTCATCGAGGCACCCTCCGAGACCGTCGGCTACGCATCCAGGCTCTTCGCCAGCCTGCAGGCAGGCAACGTCCAGGCTTACGTCCTCTATGTCTTCATTGGTCTCGCCCTGGTCCTTTTGTGGGGGGTAGTACATGTTTAATGCCACGACCGTCATGCTTCTCGTCGCCATCCCGGCTCTCGCCGGGGTCCTGACGGCGCTCGTCCCGGGGAAGGACTCCTCGGCACCGCGCGCCCTGGCGCTCCTCTCGATGCTTGGTGTGCTCGCCCTTGCCGGCGGCATCTTCCTCGACTTCGGCGCCGCCACCGACCCCGCGATCTACGACATGAACCTCGAGTGGGTTCCCTCCCTGGGGATCAACTTCCACTTCGGGCTGGACGGGATCAACCTGTACCTGGTCTTCGTGACCGCGCTGATCTTCCCGGTGATCATGGCCTGTGCCTGGGGTACGAAGGAGGCGAAGGACAAGCTGTACGTGAGCCTCATCCTCTTCATCCAGGCGAGCCTCTTCGGCACCTTCCTTTCCCAGAACCTGATGCTCTTCTTCGCCTTCTGGGAGCTCGTGCTGATCCCGATGTACATCCTCATCCTCGCCTACGGCGGGGAGAAGAGGCGCACCGCGGCGAACACCTTCTTCCTGTACACCATGGCCGGCTCGATCCTGCTGCTCGCGGGGATCATCCTCCTTGGCGTGCAGGCGCTGCATCAGACCGGCGCCTGGTCCTTCGACTACGCGACGCTGTACACGCTGCATCTTGACTACAACACCCAGGTCTTCTTCTTCCTGGCGGTGCTCCTCGCCTGCCTGGTGAAGTGCCCGGTCTTCCCGTTCCACTCCTGGCTCCCCCTTGCCTACAACGAGGCTCCGGCCTCCGGCACCGCCATCATGGCGGGGGCGATGAGCAAGATGGGCGCTTTCGGCCTCCTGAAACTCGCCATCCCGCTCGCTCCCGAAGTTTCGGCGGCCGCCGCCCCCTACGTCATGATGATCGCGGTCGTCTCCATCGTGTACGGCGCGGTGCTGGCGCTGAAGCAGGAAGACTTCAAGAAGCTGATCGCCTACTCGTCCCTGTCCCACATGGGGTACATCGTACTCGGCATCTTCGCACTGCAGCAGGCAGCGATCCACGGCGCGCTCTTCCAGATCCTCTCCCACGGCGCCGCGGTGGCAGGTCTCTTCCTGATCCTCGGGCTCCTGGAGCAGAGAAAGGGTGCTGCGTACCTGAAGATCAGCGCGCTCTCCACGACCTCTCCGAGGCTCGCGGTCACGCTGATGCTCTTCATCGTCGCCTCGGTGGCGCTCCCCTTGACCTCCGGGTTCACCTCCGAGTTCCTGATCCTCTTCGGCGGTTTCCAGAAGGGTGTGGCAGCGTGGCAGTCCTCGCCCCTCATCCTCATCTCGGTGCTGATCGCCTGCTCCGGGATGGTGCTGGGCGCCGGCTACATGCTGCGCTTTGCCAGGGCGATCCTCTTTGGCAAGACGAACGAATCCTCCCTCGAGGACCTCAACCCGCGCGAAGCGATCGCCTTCCTGCCGCTTCTGGTGCTGATCCTCTGGGTCGGCATCAACCCGGCTCCGATCATGGAAAAGGCCCAGGGCGCGGTCA
The DNA window shown above is from Geomonas sp. RF6 and carries:
- a CDS encoding NADH-quinone oxidoreductase subunit J family protein; translated protein: METAFILFFSVLATVFAALVVIARQPMRSALSLIAHMVSLAAIYATLNVHVVAIFQILIYVSAVMVFMVYTIMLLDDRDTSYKQRFSAWLLPGVVLAALIPLSLWLLPGQTGALVAAGGPERFSFGAFALDFMKTYWFHFELATVLLLIGVIAAWTAVKEGLDG
- the nuoK gene encoding NADH-quinone oxidoreductase subunit NuoK is translated as MDKYQFLVTLAGVLFTLGLMGVAIRRNLLVVMMCLEIMLNAVVLSFVTSAARSNTLAGVSMTFFIYVAASCEIALAMAIVVLLVKRHNTLDLDAHQDLKG
- the nuoL gene encoding NADH-quinone oxidoreductase subunit L, giving the protein MNSLALILILPFLGFLINGLFGSRLPKALVSFIACALPAGAFAVTVANYPALCATKVPIVADLFTWAAFPGFKLEAALYFDQISAMMCLVVTGVGTLIHIYSVGYMSHDESFSRYFAYLNLFLFFMLMLVLGKNMVMLFTGWEGVGLASYLLIGFWFKDSEKTAAGMKAFIVNRVGDTAFVLAAFTIFYFAKTLDFQEINAFFATGQVSVGMLNLIGILLLVGACGKSAQIPLHVWLPDAMAGPTPVSALIHAATMVTAGVYLISRLSGVFMHAPGAMTVVAYGGAITAFIGATMGLTQYNIKKVLAYSTMSQIGLMFLACGVGAFNAGLFHLFTHAFFKACLFLGAGAVIHGLHGEEDMRYMGGLGKKLPLTFATFGIATLALSGVPPFAGFFSKDEILWSAYAGIGGGPVLWALGSAASFLTAFYMFRLVIMTFLGESRVKPEKAKGIHEGPVTMSGVLVILALFSVGIGFIGMPGALREMLHTSAPFYDFLAPALPHHEAEAANHALETTFMLISIVVAFAGIALSFLFFSVKKELAEKSKAAFGPVYDMVSQGYFFDAFYNGVIVAFMDWVSENVLARGVEPTLDANVIEAPSETVGYASRLFASLQAGNVQAYVLYVFIGLALVLLWGVVHV
- a CDS encoding complex I subunit 4 family protein; the encoded protein is MFNATTVMLLVAIPALAGVLTALVPGKDSSAPRALALLSMLGVLALAGGIFLDFGAATDPAIYDMNLEWVPSLGINFHFGLDGINLYLVFVTALIFPVIMACAWGTKEAKDKLYVSLILFIQASLFGTFLSQNLMLFFAFWELVLIPMYILILAYGGEKRRTAANTFFLYTMAGSILLLAGIILLGVQALHQTGAWSFDYATLYTLHLDYNTQVFFFLAVLLACLVKCPVFPFHSWLPLAYNEAPASGTAIMAGAMSKMGAFGLLKLAIPLAPEVSAAAAPYVMMIAVVSIVYGAVLALKQEDFKKLIAYSSLSHMGYIVLGIFALQQAAIHGALFQILSHGAAVAGLFLILGLLEQRKGAAYLKISALSTTSPRLAVTLMLFIVASVALPLTSGFTSEFLILFGGFQKGVAAWQSSPLILISVLIACSGMVLGAGYMLRFARAILFGKTNESSLEDLNPREAIAFLPLLVLILWVGINPAPIMEKAQGAVNQLQAQTTSPAALPVAAVNIMPGNGGTNGQ